A segment of the Aureimonas sp. SA4125 genome:
GGACAAGGCGGACGATGCCGCAGATGAGGGCGACAAGCCGGCGGCAACCGAGAAGAAGCCGGCGGATGTCGTCTCGCTGGACGCGTTCCGCAAGAAGACCTGAGTTTTGGCCGAGATCGTCAACCTCCGCATGGCCCGCAAGCGCGCCGTGCGACAGGCTGTGGAGGCGAAAGCCGAAGCGAACCGGACGGCTTTTGGACTGCCAAAGGCCGTTCGGATGGCCGCAAGATCAGCGCAAAGCCAGTCCGATCGCAAGCTCGACGGGCTGCGGCTCGAGCCGAATGCCACCGGCGGTGAGCCGGATGCCGGCTCGCCTGTGCCCTCCCCCGATCCTTCCTGATGCAAAGTCAGATGCGAGTGCGCCGAGCGGTGCGCTCGTGAGTTCCGGCGTCGTTCGCCCATGATCGTCAAGCGATCGATCACCATTCGCGGCCACCGAACGTCGATCAGCATCGAAGACGCTTTCTGGACGCGACTTCATGCCATCGCCGAAGCACGCGCACAGTCGATCGCGGGCCTCGTGGCGGTGATCGACTCCGGCCGGGAGCCAGGATCGAATCTCTCCTCGGCAATCCGCCTTTTCGTGCTCGACGAGGCGCTCAGCCGGCGTTCCTGAGACGCTGTCCGCGTCTGCAACAGACGTGAAGAGAACTGGCCCCCGCGCCAATGACCTGTGTGTCGCGTCGATCCGGCAACGCCCCGCATGGGCAAGGCGCAGCCCCTTCGACGTCAGAAGTCGAGGGGGTTGTTCACGCCCGGAAGTGACGGAAAATCCTGCGAGGGTCTGGGTGCGGCAGGCGCGACGGGCTGTTCCAGGCGGTAGGGCGGAGGACTGGGCGGCGACGGGGCTGTTTCCGCAGCGCGCCGATCCGCCTCTGCCGCCCCGCGCAGACGCAAGGCTTCCTGATCCTGGCGGGCGCGTGTCGTCTCAGCTTCGCGTGCCGACTCTTCCGCTCGGGCTTCCTCTGCCCTGGCCGCCTGCGCTGCGGCGGCTTCCCGTGCGGCTGCGGCACGGGCCTCGGCCTGGCGGGCCGCCTCCTTTGCGGCCGCGGCTGCTTGCGCGTCGCGCGCCGCCTGTTCCTGTCGCGCTGCTTCCGCCTCGCGGGCACGTGTCGCCTCTGCCGCAGCGGCGGCGGCCTCTGCGGCGGTGCGCTCTGCCTCACGCCTCAGACGGTCGAGACGCAACAACTCGGCGGCGTCCGTCGCAGCCCTTGTCGTTTCAGTCTCCACCCGCTCGGCCTCGCGCCAGCGATAGTAGCGGGCCTCGCGCCGCAGCCGCAGCCTCTCCTGCAGCGCCTCCTGCATCGCCTCCACCCGCGCCTGCTCGCGCTCGAACGCGCGGACGGACAGATAGCTGGCCAGAGGCTGCACGTCGGACGACAGGACCGGATCGGCCAGGGGCCCCGCCAGGGTGTAGAGGATCGACGGCTCGGCGCCCTCGACCGACTCGTCGCCGGGTTCGAGGTCAAGCCGAAGGCTGGCGTCGATGCCAAGTCGTTTCAGGTCGATGGCGGCCTCGCCGCTGAGCGTTTCGCCGGTTCCGGCCAGCCGCAGGCCGGCGAAACGGGCGGTGCCGCCGGCAACCGTAAACTCCGCCCGAACATTCGAGACGGGGTAGCGCGCCTCCCTGCCGAGCCCGGCGACGAGGCTTTCCGTCGCCGCCGTATCGGGCGAGAAGCCCTCGGCATCGGCAGCCTCCAGGATGGGTCCGAACATGCCCGGTCTGATCCCTGCAAAGCTGCCGTCCTCGATGCTGACCTCCCCTGCCCCGGTGAGCGACGACACGAGCGCGGCATAGGACTGGCCCGTCCCGTCCAGCGACAGGCTGGCATCCATGGTTCCGACGATACCCGGCGAGTCGTCGCGCTCCTGCGCCGCGTCGCCCTGTCCGGCGAGGGCCAGCGTGCCGAGGTCGAGGCCGCTGAACCTCGCCGCCAGGGCCAGGCCGCCGACACCGTTGGCGTTGCGCAACGCCGCCGATCCCGCGACGAAGCCTCCGGAATAAGTACCCTGGATCGACGACAGCTGCAGGCTGCCGTCGGCCACATCGATGGCGGACGTAAAATCTCCGACGGCCTGGCGGTTGCCAAGGCGAAGGATGTCGGCACTGACCTGCAAGGCCAGATCGACCGGTGGCAGCAGCGCGGGCCCAAAGCCATCGCTCGGCCAGTCTGCCCCAGGCTCGGCCGCCCGCCCATAGACGAGCGTCGCCAGCCAGGGAAGCGACAGGTCGGAGACATAGACCTCCCCCGTCAGCGGACCGGATGCCTGGCGCTGCAGTTCTGCCTCGACCGTGGCACCGGCAAGCGTGCCGTTGAAATTGCGCAGATCGAGCGTGTCGCCGGCGAAGGCGACGTGGCCGCCGAGATCGAACGGCAGGACGTCCAGCGCCGATTGGCCGAGAGCGACACCGGCCGTCATCAGGAGGGGGCTGATGTCGTCGCTCCTGGCCGTCACGCCGAAATCGCCCGCCGTGATGCCCGTCGCCGCGACCTCGAAGGTCCCCTCCGCGGTGATATCGGTGCCGGGCGCGCTGACGGCGGCACTGGCCGCGACGGACCCGGTGGCGCCGGCCGAGAGCGACACGCTCACCGACAGTGGCGACGGCGACGGGAGCGGTAGTGTGTCGACGCCGAGCTGCGCCAGGAGCGCCGCGGGATCCGGGCTCGTCAATCCAAGGTCGAGCCCGAAACGACCGCTGGTCCCTCGCGCATAGATGCCGTTGCCGAGCGCCAGATCCAGTTTGATGGCCGTCGCAGCGGCGTTGCCGGCGAGCTGGAGCGCCAGCGTCGGCTTTTCCCCCGGCCTTTCGACCACCGTCTTCAAGTTTCCGGCGAGCGCCAGGGGACCGAGCGTCGGGGCTTGCGCCCGGAGCGCGTCCAGCGCCGGGCTGGGCGGCACCTGCCCGGCCAGAAACTCGATCGCTTGCGCCGGATCGGCGGCGGCGAACTCGACAGCGACACTGCCCTCGACAGCGCTCACACCGCTGCCGAAGCCGCCGAGATTGCCCGAGAGCTTGACGTTGGCGCCGGCGAGATTGCCGAGATCGAGCCGCGCGATCCGCACACCGCTGCCGTCGTAATCGAGATCGGCATCGATCCGCTCGGCGGCGACACCGCGATAGGTCACCGGTCCGGCAGAAATCTTGACCGCCATCGTGCTGGCTTCCGCGATCGAATCGTCCTCGCCGGTGAAAAGCTTCGACAGGGCCAACAGCGCGTCGAGATCGACCCTGCCTGCATCGAGTGAGGTGCTGAGCGCCCGTGCATCGCGCGGTCCGGACCGCTGCAGGTGGCCCCTCAGCGTGTCGCCTGCGATGTTGACCTCGAGATCGCCGAACAGCTGCACGTCCGGCGTCAGCTCCACTTTCGCCGAGAAGCCGGCCTGCGGCAGCGTGCGGATGGCGGGGTCGACCGAGCCCGTCAGCCAGCCGGCAAAACCCGAGGGCTGGCGTGAGGCGACGAGAAGGTCGCCCTTGAAGCCGATCGAGGGGGCGAGCGTCACGACGCCCGACGCCTCCATGCTGGTGCGCCCCGGCAGTTCCGCCGCGAAACGCTCCAGCGACCAGCCCGTATCCGTCGGCGAGGCGGTAAAGGAGACGTCGCGGATCGTCGTGTCGCCCGCAACGACCACCGGCAGGGCGATCGTCACGCTTCCCGGCATGGCAGGCTTCGGCACCGCGGAGAGGACGGCCTGCATCGCCGTCAGCCGTTGCTCGAAGGTGACGGGCTGCGCCGGCGGCGCGGCTTCGCCCGTCGCCAGGCTGTCGACGTCGACCTGCTCGCCCTCGAGGGTCAGGGTGAAATGAGGCAAGCGCGCCAGGTTCATCGCGCCGGACCCGGTCAGAATGTAGGGCGTCTGTCCCGCACCGGCCGCGACCCGGATGTCGGTGAGTTCGATCGATCCGGGCGCGGCGACGAGCTTGCTGGTGGCATCCAGCGCAGGCAGCAGCCCTGCCGTCGCCTCGGCGGTCGCCGCAGTCGGATCTCGATCCGGCGCTTCGGCGCTGCTCGCCGCGGTTCTCGGCAGCGGACTGACGAGGCGCATCGACCCGGTGAAGCTGGGCAGGCTCTCGGCGACGACGGCCGAACCTTCGAAGAGAAGCTTGGCGTCGAGATAGGGCGCGTCGACGGTCAGCGTGAAGGGCAGGCCCGTCGTCTCCTGCAACGGTCCGCTGGAGAGTTGAAATCCGAGGGTCTGGCCGTCGGCGACGAGCGTGCCCATCCCGGCGAAGGGGCCTTGCAGCGAACGCGCCGACATCTTGGCCGTGATGTCCGTCAGCTCCTGCACGCGCCCGGTGATGCCGTTCTCGACCGTGATCGACCCGCCGCGGATGTCCACGTCGTCAAGAACGATCGTCGCATCGGTCGGCAACGCCGCCTTGGCACCAACGAAGGTCAACGCGCCCTCGGTCGTCAGCGGGATACGGACATGCGGCCGGTCGAGCTGCATCGAGAATATCTGGATGACGCCGGAGAGATAGGGCGCAAGTTCCGCGTCCATGCGAAAGCCGGCAACGGTCATCAGCGGCTTTTCGGAATTCGCCGCGTCCTCGACCACGACATCGGTGAAGGTCACCGAAGGAAAGGGCAGGATCCGCGCCGACGCCGTGCCGCGCACGACGACCTTGTGCCCGACGATGGCCGAGGCCTCGCGTTCGAAATCG
Coding sequences within it:
- a CDS encoding DUF4169 family protein — its product is MAEIVNLRMARKRAVRQAVEAKAEANRTAFGLPKAVRMAARSAQSQSDRKLDGLRLEPNATGGEPDAGSPVPSPDPS
- a CDS encoding ribbon-helix-helix domain-containing protein; its protein translation is MIVKRSITIRGHRTSISIEDAFWTRLHAIAEARAQSIAGLVAVIDSGREPGSNLSSAIRLFVLDEALSRRS
- a CDS encoding AsmA-like C-terminal region-containing protein yields the protein MVVALLGVLIAPYFIDWSAYRADFEREASAIVGHKVVVRGTASARILPFPSVTFTDVVVEDAANSEKPLMTVAGFRMDAELAPYLSGVIQIFSMQLDRPHVRIPLTTEGALTFVGAKAALPTDATIVLDDVDIRGGSITVENGITGRVQELTDITAKMSARSLQGPFAGMGTLVADGQTLGFQLSSGPLQETTGLPFTLTVDAPYLDAKLLFEGSAVVAESLPSFTGSMRLVSPLPRTAASSAEAPDRDPTAATAEATAGLLPALDATSKLVAAPGSIELTDIRVAAGAGQTPYILTGSGAMNLARLPHFTLTLEGEQVDVDSLATGEAAPPAQPVTFEQRLTAMQAVLSAVPKPAMPGSVTIALPVVVAGDTTIRDVSFTASPTDTGWSLERFAAELPGRTSMEASGVVTLAPSIGFKGDLLVASRQPSGFAGWLTGSVDPAIRTLPQAGFSAKVELTPDVQLFGDLEVNIAGDTLRGHLQRSGPRDARALSTSLDAGRVDLDALLALSKLFTGEDDSIAEASTMAVKISAGPVTYRGVAAERIDADLDYDGSGVRIARLDLGNLAGANVKLSGNLGGFGSGVSAVEGSVAVEFAAADPAQAIEFLAGQVPPSPALDALRAQAPTLGPLALAGNLKTVVERPGEKPTLALQLAGNAAATAIKLDLALGNGIYARGTSGRFGLDLGLTSPDPAALLAQLGVDTLPLPSPSPLSVSVSLSAGATGSVAASAAVSAPGTDITAEGTFEVAATGITAGDFGVTARSDDISPLLMTAGVALGQSALDVLPFDLGGHVAFAGDTLDLRNFNGTLAGATVEAELQRQASGPLTGEVYVSDLSLPWLATLVYGRAAEPGADWPSDGFGPALLPPVDLALQVSADILRLGNRQAVGDFTSAIDVADGSLQLSSIQGTYSGGFVAGSAALRNANGVGGLALAARFSGLDLGTLALAGQGDAAQERDDSPGIVGTMDASLSLDGTGQSYAALVSSLTGAGEVSIEDGSFAGIRPGMFGPILEAADAEGFSPDTAATESLVAGLGREARYPVSNVRAEFTVAGGTARFAGLRLAGTGETLSGEAAIDLKRLGIDASLRLDLEPGDESVEGAEPSILYTLAGPLADPVLSSDVQPLASYLSVRAFEREQARVEAMQEALQERLRLRREARYYRWREAERVETETTRAATDAAELLRLDRLRREAERTAAEAAAAAAEATRAREAEAARQEQAARDAQAAAAAKEAARQAEARAAAAREAAAAQAARAEEARAEESAREAETTRARQDQEALRLRGAAEADRRAAETAPSPPSPPPYRLEQPVAPAAPRPSQDFPSLPGVNNPLDF